The proteins below come from a single Mesobacillus jeotgali genomic window:
- a CDS encoding transglycosylase domain-containing protein — MLNILIWTSDVSKLEDPAPQPTIIYDQNDAIASKVAVSNIEGVSIDQIPEHLIHAVISTEDQRFYKHDGINYFAIAKAFMQNTLEGEIVAGGSTLTQQLAKNAFLTQERTYTRKFKELIFTKKIERKYSKEEIMERYLNQIYFGEGAWGIQRAAQTYFGKDVSELTLGESAMIAGLIKAPSHLSPFKDMDKSVERRDIVLSLMESEGYISQKELEEAKEQQIVLQGKKIDEYKGKYPYYVDHIIEEAIKKYGLTENEILSGGLRIYTEMNPEIQAAVEEVYKDNSMFPASKSDQLVQSGAVFITPQTGGIAAIVGGRGEHTFRGFNRATQLKRQPGSAMKPLAVYTPALEQGYDMFDVLKDSPINIDGYQPMNYDKQFRGEVTMYDAMVNSYNVPPVWLLDKMGIKYGINAVERFGIELEEKDHKLGLALGGMDKGVSPLLMAQAFSAYPNKGTMVQAHSIKRIEDAEGNLIGRWNNNAIRVTDEKVADKITYMLRGAVQEGTGKNAGVDGWEIAGKTGTTETPFGNNEGTKDHWFVGYSPEIVGAVWMGYDKTDEKHYLTESSSSTVTILFKEIFSKSINQFSQNQFSLASIEKQINDQKKKEEERREEDKKKREKEEDKREKEQEKKGKKRDEEEKKREKEDEKREEEEEKREKEQEKREKEEEKKREKEEKKDDD; from the coding sequence GTGCTAAATATTTTGATTTGGACCAGTGACGTCAGCAAGCTTGAAGATCCGGCTCCACAGCCGACGATCATTTATGATCAAAATGATGCTATAGCAAGCAAGGTGGCCGTTTCAAACATTGAAGGAGTAAGCATCGACCAAATTCCGGAACATCTGATACATGCTGTCATTTCTACGGAGGACCAAAGATTTTATAAGCATGATGGAATTAACTATTTTGCGATCGCTAAAGCCTTCATGCAAAATACGTTAGAAGGAGAAATTGTTGCTGGGGGCAGCACTCTGACCCAGCAGCTGGCGAAAAATGCTTTTTTAACACAGGAACGCACTTATACAAGGAAATTTAAAGAACTGATTTTTACGAAAAAAATCGAACGAAAATACTCCAAAGAAGAAATTATGGAACGGTACTTAAACCAGATTTATTTTGGTGAAGGCGCTTGGGGCATACAGCGGGCAGCACAAACGTACTTTGGCAAGGATGTTAGTGAATTGACTTTAGGTGAATCAGCGATGATTGCAGGTTTGATTAAAGCTCCCTCGCATTTATCTCCTTTCAAAGACATGGATAAGTCTGTTGAGCGGAGAGATATCGTTTTATCGTTAATGGAAAGTGAAGGATATATCAGTCAAAAGGAGCTGGAAGAAGCGAAGGAACAGCAAATTGTCCTGCAAGGCAAGAAGATTGATGAGTATAAAGGAAAATACCCTTATTACGTTGACCATATTATTGAAGAAGCAATAAAGAAGTATGGCCTTACTGAAAACGAAATTCTATCTGGCGGTCTGCGAATTTATACTGAAATGAATCCTGAAATACAGGCTGCCGTTGAAGAAGTCTATAAGGATAATAGTATGTTTCCAGCCAGCAAATCAGATCAGCTGGTCCAGAGTGGAGCCGTTTTTATCACTCCACAGACAGGCGGGATAGCAGCGATTGTTGGCGGCAGAGGAGAACATACCTTTCGCGGGTTTAATCGTGCAACACAGCTGAAGCGGCAGCCGGGTTCTGCTATGAAGCCTTTGGCCGTATATACGCCTGCATTGGAGCAAGGCTACGATATGTTTGATGTGCTGAAGGATTCTCCTATTAATATAGATGGATATCAGCCAATGAATTATGATAAGCAGTTCCGTGGAGAGGTTACCATGTACGATGCGATGGTGAACTCCTATAATGTACCGCCCGTCTGGCTTCTTGACAAAATGGGGATTAAGTATGGAATCAATGCAGTAGAACGTTTTGGGATTGAATTAGAGGAAAAGGACCATAAGCTCGGATTGGCACTGGGCGGAATGGATAAAGGAGTATCTCCATTATTAATGGCACAAGCCTTTTCTGCTTATCCTAATAAGGGGACGATGGTGCAGGCCCATTCCATTAAACGAATAGAGGATGCTGAAGGAAACCTTATTGGCAGATGGAATAATAACGCAATCAGAGTAACGGATGAGAAGGTTGCTGATAAAATAACTTACATGCTTCGAGGGGCTGTCCAGGAAGGTACAGGCAAAAATGCAGGAGTCGATGGCTGGGAAATTGCCGGTAAAACAGGAACAACAGAAACTCCTTTTGGGAATAACGAGGGAACCAAGGATCACTGGTTCGTTGGATACTCACCCGAAATTGTCGGAGCTGTCTGGATGGGCTATGACAAGACAGATGAAAAGCACTATTTAACAGAATCAAGCAGCTCCACGGTTACAATTTTATTTAAAGAAATCTTCTCCAAGTCTATTAATCAATTTTCGCAAAATCAATTTAGTTTGGCTTCGATCGAAAAGCAGATTAATGACCAGAAGAAAAAGGAAGAGGAGAGAAGGGAAGAAGATAAGAAGAAGAGAGAGAAAGAGGAGGATAAGCGAGAGAAAGAACAGGAAAAGAAAGGGAAGAAGCGAGACGAAGAAGAAAAGAAGAGAGAGAAAGAGGATGAGAAACGCGAGGAAGAAGAAGAGAAGCGAGAGAAGGAACAAGAAAAGAGAGAGAAGGAAGAGGAGAAAAAGCGGGAGAAAGAAGAAAAAAAAGATGACGATTAG
- a CDS encoding DUF3231 family protein, which yields MEGKGNQIRLTAGEIAQLWIQYLNDSASICVLSYFLEKAEDEEIKPLIQFSLELSQSHIQKITTILTEEKNVVPYGFSIKEDVDLTAPRLYSDGFVLNFLNQMAKVGLTSYAGSVSASVRDDIKTYYMDCLTETMNLYKKSTDLLLSKGLFFRSPSMPNLEKVEFVKKQWFILDVFGEKRPLIAAEVDHLFANLQRNALGVATLTGFSQVAQNKDVKQFFLKGLEIGNKHIKLFRAKLEESKLPAPMGWDSEITNSTSYTFSDKLMMFFTSGLISLSVGFYGTATSQSPRGDIGAMYNRLSMEVQMYSEDGANIMIKNGWLEQPPMASDRDELVRRKN from the coding sequence ATGGAGGGAAAAGGAAACCAGATCAGGCTGACAGCAGGTGAGATTGCTCAACTTTGGATTCAATACTTAAATGATAGCGCCAGCATATGCGTTCTTTCGTATTTTTTAGAAAAAGCTGAGGATGAAGAAATTAAGCCTTTAATTCAATTTTCCTTAGAGTTATCTCAATCACATATTCAAAAAATCACGACGATTTTAACAGAGGAAAAAAATGTCGTTCCTTATGGTTTTAGTATAAAAGAGGATGTTGACTTAACTGCTCCCAGGCTTTATTCAGACGGCTTTGTACTAAATTTTCTAAACCAGATGGCTAAGGTTGGACTTACATCCTATGCTGGCAGTGTATCAGCATCAGTAAGAGACGATATAAAAACCTATTATATGGACTGCCTTACCGAAACGATGAATTTATATAAAAAATCAACTGATTTATTATTGTCAAAAGGATTGTTTTTCAGGTCTCCCAGTATGCCTAATTTAGAAAAGGTTGAATTTGTGAAAAAGCAATGGTTTATTTTAGATGTGTTTGGCGAGAAAAGACCTTTGATAGCAGCAGAAGTAGATCATTTATTTGCTAACCTCCAAAGAAACGCATTGGGAGTTGCTACACTTACTGGATTCAGTCAGGTTGCACAAAATAAAGATGTGAAGCAATTCTTTTTAAAAGGGTTAGAAATTGGGAATAAACATATAAAATTATTCAGGGCTAAGTTAGAGGAAAGTAAACTCCCTGCTCCTATGGGTTGGGATTCAGAAATAACAAATAGTACATCGTATACATTTTCTGATAAACTTATGATGTTCTTTACATCTGGTTTGATATCTTTGAGCGTGGGCTTTTACGGTACAGCCACCAGTCAAAGTCCCAGAGGTGATATTGGGGCGATGTATAACAGGCTATCAATGGAAGTTCAGATGTATTCTGAAGATGGAGCTAATATTATGATTAAAAATGGCTGGTTGGAACAGCCGCCAATGGCATCGGATAGAGACGAATTAGTAAGGCGAAAAAATTAA
- a CDS encoding phosphatase PAP2 family protein, whose product MMVNKTKAKNVVLPILLVAAGLGISIAFLYLFAELAEEMLESEVKRFDESIIQFFYHIENDVLDMILFIFTELGSVWFLSIFSIIIISFLWIKKKDKWSILFFIIGIGGGGLLTKLLKYYYGRERPSIDETIDAIGYSFPSGHSMGSLIFYGFLSYLLFRSSLRKTIKWMALCICGVLIIFIGISRIYLGAHYPSDVIAGYLAGGIWLILCILALEYVKWRSALQRKPIKAFKEFIGKQLSSRV is encoded by the coding sequence ATGATGGTAAACAAAACAAAGGCGAAAAACGTGGTCCTTCCAATCCTTTTGGTTGCTGCAGGCTTAGGAATATCGATTGCCTTTCTCTACTTATTTGCTGAGCTGGCGGAAGAAATGCTGGAATCCGAGGTTAAAAGGTTTGATGAAAGCATTATTCAATTCTTTTATCATATAGAAAATGATGTGTTAGATATGATCTTGTTTATTTTTACTGAGTTGGGTTCCGTCTGGTTCCTATCCATTTTCTCGATCATAATCATTTCATTCCTATGGATTAAAAAGAAAGACAAATGGAGCATCCTCTTTTTCATTATCGGCATAGGCGGTGGAGGCCTCCTGACCAAACTGTTGAAATACTATTATGGAAGGGAACGCCCTTCAATCGATGAAACTATTGACGCCATCGGCTACAGTTTTCCAAGCGGCCATTCCATGGGGTCTTTGATATTTTACGGATTCCTGAGTTATTTACTGTTCCGTTCCAGCCTCCGAAAAACAATCAAGTGGATGGCACTTTGCATATGTGGTGTGCTGATTATATTCATTGGAATCAGCAGGATTTATCTAGGAGCCCACTATCCAAGTGACGTCATCGCCGGCTATCTGGCAGGAGGCATTTGGCTTATCCTCTGTATTCTTGCGTTAGAATATGTAAAGTGGAGGAGTGCTTTGCAACGAAAACCGATAAAGGCATTTAAGGAGTTTATTGGGAAGCAGTTGAGCAGCAGGGTTTAG